The following are encoded in a window of Aromatoleum petrolei genomic DNA:
- the pyk gene encoding pyruvate kinase, with protein sequence MPRHTKIVATLGPASSDPQVLERMVHAGIDVVRMNFSHGKADDHIARATAIREASARAGRPVGILADLQGPKIRVGKFAGDRVLLHKDAEFILDAHCELGDTSRVGLDYKNLPRDVKTGDVLLLDDGRIKLVVNRVIGAEIHTTVRVGGELSNNKGINRQGGGLTAPALTAKDMDDIKTAALIGVDFVAVSFPKSAADMYMAQQLLRAAGSEALLIAKIERTEAVANLDEILDASDGIMVARGDLAVEVGDAAVPALQKKMIRAARDRNKLTITATQMMESMIGSPVPTRAEVSDVANAVLDGTDAVMLSAETASGKYPVDVVEAMSRVCLEAEKSAEVTLDREVLDRVFTRIDQSIAMAAIWTAWHLKVKAIASLTQTGSTALWMSRLNSGVPIYALTPELPARNQMTLYREVFPLLMSQTHQDRDLLLWEAEQILLDQGVVEHGDLIVLTIGEPIGASGGTNTLKIVRVGEHPAPHLNEQ encoded by the coding sequence ATGCCGCGCCACACGAAGATCGTCGCCACCCTGGGCCCTGCCTCCTCCGACCCGCAAGTATTGGAACGCATGGTGCATGCGGGGATCGACGTCGTGCGCATGAATTTTTCGCACGGCAAGGCGGATGACCACATCGCCCGCGCCACGGCGATCCGCGAGGCCTCCGCGCGTGCGGGCCGGCCGGTGGGCATCCTCGCCGACCTGCAGGGCCCCAAGATCCGCGTCGGCAAGTTCGCCGGCGACCGGGTGCTCCTGCACAAGGATGCCGAGTTTATCCTCGATGCCCACTGCGAACTGGGCGACACCTCGCGCGTCGGCCTCGACTACAAGAACCTGCCCAGGGACGTGAAGACGGGCGACGTCCTGCTGCTCGACGACGGACGCATCAAGCTGGTGGTCAATCGCGTCATCGGTGCCGAGATTCACACCACGGTGAGGGTCGGCGGCGAACTGTCCAACAACAAGGGCATCAACCGCCAGGGCGGTGGCCTCACCGCACCCGCGCTGACCGCGAAGGACATGGACGACATCAAGACCGCCGCCCTGATCGGCGTGGACTTCGTGGCCGTTTCCTTCCCCAAGAGCGCCGCCGACATGTACATGGCGCAGCAACTCCTGCGCGCCGCCGGCAGCGAAGCCCTGCTGATCGCAAAGATCGAGCGCACCGAGGCGGTCGCCAACCTCGACGAGATCCTCGACGCCTCCGACGGCATCATGGTCGCCCGTGGCGACCTCGCGGTCGAGGTGGGCGACGCGGCGGTCCCGGCGCTGCAGAAGAAGATGATCCGCGCCGCACGCGACCGCAACAAGCTGACCATCACCGCCACGCAGATGATGGAATCGATGATCGGCAGCCCCGTGCCGACGCGCGCGGAAGTGTCGGACGTCGCCAATGCGGTGCTGGACGGCACCGACGCCGTGATGCTGTCGGCGGAAACCGCGTCGGGCAAGTATCCGGTCGATGTCGTCGAGGCAATGAGCCGCGTGTGCCTCGAGGCAGAGAAGTCCGCCGAGGTCACGCTCGACCGTGAGGTGCTCGACCGCGTGTTCACGCGTATCGACCAGTCGATCGCGATGGCGGCGATCTGGACCGCCTGGCACCTGAAGGTCAAGGCGATCGCCTCGCTCACGCAGACCGGCTCGACCGCACTGTGGATGAGCCGCCTAAACAGCGGCGTGCCGATCTACGCGTTGACGCCCGAACTGCCCGCGCGCAACCAGATGACGCTGTACCGAGAGGTGTTCCCGCTGCTGATGTCGCAGACGCACCAGGATCGCGACCTGCTGCTGTGGGAAGCCGAACAGATCCTGCTCGACCAGGGGGTCGTCGAGCACGGCGACCTGATCGTGCTGACGATCGGTGAACCGATCGGCGCCTCCGGCGGCACGAACACGCTGAAGATCGTGCGCGTCGGCGAGCACCCCGCCCCGCACCTGAACGAACAATGA
- the tkt gene encoding transketolase, with protein sequence MQAARNENPRNVRPPVFNPVTGAIRALAMDAVQQANSGHPGAPLGMAEIAEVLWRHHLRHNPANPKWADRDRFVLSNGHGSMLIYALLHLTGYDLPIEELKRFRQLHSKTPGHPEYGYTPGIETTTGPLGQGITNAAGMALAEKMLAAEFNRPGHAIVDHHTYVFLGDGCLMEGISHEACSLAGTLGLGKLIAFYDDNNISIDGHVEGWFTDDTPKRFEAYGWQVIPNVQGHDAAEIDAAIRAAQANTAQPTLICCKTVIGAGAPNKQGSHDVHGAPLGAAEIAATREHIGWTHAPFEIPADVYAAWNARDKGAALEAGWDQRFAAYAQAFPAEAAEFKRRMAGELPADWSAHVDAVIAKIVDKAETIATRKASQNSIEAFAPKLPELVGGSADLAGSNLTLWSGAKGVTKDAGGNYIYYGVREFGMAAIANGISLHGGLIPYTATFLMFSEYARNALRMAALMKVRQLFVFTHDSIGLGEDGPTHQPVEQTATLRLIPNMDVWRPCDTTESAVAWAHAIERKDGPSSLLFSRQNLPFQARTPEQIAAIRRGGYVLSDAAGGKPQAVIIATGSEVALAVAAQKSLFEAGIAVRVVSMPSTNVFDRQDRAYQGEVLPAGLPRVAVEAGVTDGWRKYVGLEGAVIGLDRFGESAPAGELFKYFGITADAVAEAVKQIVK encoded by the coding sequence ATGCAGGCAGCCCGCAACGAGAACCCGCGCAACGTGCGGCCCCCGGTCTTCAACCCTGTCACCGGTGCGATTCGTGCCTTGGCGATGGATGCCGTCCAGCAGGCCAATTCGGGCCATCCGGGCGCGCCTCTGGGCATGGCCGAGATCGCCGAAGTGCTGTGGCGCCACCATCTGCGCCACAATCCCGCGAATCCGAAGTGGGCCGACCGCGACCGCTTCGTGCTGTCGAACGGCCACGGCTCGATGCTGATCTACGCGCTGCTGCATCTCACGGGCTACGACCTGCCGATCGAGGAGCTCAAGCGCTTCCGCCAGTTGCACAGCAAGACTCCGGGCCACCCCGAATACGGCTACACCCCCGGCATCGAGACGACCACCGGTCCGCTGGGCCAGGGCATCACCAACGCCGCGGGCATGGCGCTCGCCGAGAAGATGCTCGCCGCCGAGTTCAACCGCCCCGGCCACGCGATCGTCGACCACCACACCTACGTCTTCCTCGGCGACGGCTGCCTGATGGAAGGCATCTCGCACGAAGCCTGTTCGCTCGCCGGCACGCTGGGCCTGGGCAAGCTGATCGCCTTCTACGACGATAACAACATCTCGATCGACGGTCACGTCGAGGGCTGGTTCACCGACGACACGCCCAAGCGCTTCGAAGCCTACGGCTGGCAGGTGATCCCCAACGTGCAGGGCCACGATGCAGCCGAGATCGACGCCGCGATCCGCGCCGCCCAGGCCAACACCGCGCAACCGACGCTGATCTGCTGCAAGACCGTGATCGGCGCGGGCGCCCCGAACAAGCAGGGCAGCCACGACGTGCACGGCGCGCCGCTGGGCGCTGCAGAGATCGCCGCGACGCGCGAGCACATCGGCTGGACCCACGCGCCGTTCGAGATTCCGGCCGACGTCTACGCCGCGTGGAACGCGCGCGACAAGGGCGCGGCCCTCGAAGCAGGCTGGGACCAGCGCTTCGCCGCCTATGCCCAGGCCTTCCCGGCCGAAGCCGCCGAATTCAAGCGCCGCATGGCAGGCGAGCTGCCCGCCGACTGGTCGGCGCACGTCGACGCGGTCATCGCCAAGATCGTCGACAAGGCCGAAACCATCGCCACGCGCAAGGCGAGCCAGAACAGCATCGAGGCCTTCGCGCCCAAGCTGCCCGAACTCGTCGGCGGCTCCGCAGACCTCGCCGGCTCCAATCTCACGCTGTGGTCGGGCGCCAAGGGCGTCACGAAGGATGCCGGCGGCAACTACATCTACTACGGCGTGCGCGAGTTCGGCATGGCCGCGATCGCCAACGGCATCTCGCTGCATGGCGGCCTGATCCCCTACACCGCCACCTTCCTGATGTTCAGCGAGTACGCGCGCAACGCGCTGCGCATGGCCGCGCTGATGAAGGTGCGCCAGCTGTTCGTATTCACGCACGATTCGATCGGCCTCGGCGAGGACGGCCCGACGCACCAGCCGGTCGAGCAGACCGCGACGCTGCGCCTGATCCCGAACATGGACGTGTGGCGCCCCTGCGACACGACCGAATCGGCCGTGGCCTGGGCGCACGCGATCGAGCGCAAGGACGGCCCCTCGTCGCTGCTGTTCTCGCGCCAGAACCTGCCCTTCCAGGCTCGCACGCCGGAGCAGATCGCGGCGATCCGCCGCGGCGGTTACGTCTTGTCGGACGCTGCCGGGGGCAAGCCGCAGGCGGTGATCATCGCCACCGGATCGGAAGTCGCGCTCGCCGTCGCGGCGCAGAAATCGCTGTTCGAGGCCGGCATTGCCGTGCGTGTGGTGTCCATGCCCTCGACCAACGTCTTCGACCGCCAGGACCGCGCCTATCAGGGCGAAGTCCTTCCCGCCGGCCTGCCGCGCGTCGCCGTCGAAGCGGGCGTCACTGACGGCTGGCGCAAGTACGTCGGCCTCGAAGGCGCGGTGATCGGCCTCGACCGTTTCGGCGAGTCCGCCCCCGCCGGCGAGCTGTTCAAGTATTTCGGCATCACTGCCGACGCGGTCGCAGAAGCCGTGAAGCAGATCGTGAAGTAA
- a CDS encoding phosphoribulokinase — protein sequence MSTKHPIIAVTGSSGAGTTTVKHTFEAIFHRENVNAAIVEGDSFHRYTREEMTKLIEEAERAGQRGISHFGPEANLVEELEALFRAYGKSATGRHRSYIHDAERAARTGLPMGSFSGWEDLPVGTDCLFYEGLHGALVTDKVDVARHVDLLIGVAPTINLEWIQKLHRDTRERGYSPEAVQDTILRRMYDYVHYIVPQFSRTHINFQRVPVVDTSNPFIAREVPTLDESMVVIRFKDPRGVDFPYLLRMIHDAFMSRANSIVIPGGKLDLAMQLILTPLIWKLMERRREAI from the coding sequence ATGTCGACCAAACATCCCATCATCGCCGTCACCGGTTCGTCGGGTGCCGGCACCACGACCGTCAAGCACACCTTCGAGGCAATCTTCCATCGCGAGAACGTGAATGCGGCCATCGTCGAAGGCGACAGCTTCCACCGCTACACGCGCGAGGAAATGACGAAGCTGATCGAGGAAGCCGAGCGGGCGGGCCAGCGGGGTATCAGCCATTTCGGTCCCGAAGCAAACCTCGTGGAGGAACTCGAGGCCCTGTTCCGCGCCTACGGCAAGTCGGCAACCGGACGGCACCGCAGCTACATCCATGATGCCGAACGCGCCGCGCGCACCGGCCTGCCGATGGGGAGCTTTTCCGGCTGGGAGGATCTTCCGGTCGGCACCGACTGCCTGTTCTACGAGGGACTGCACGGCGCCCTCGTTACGGACAAGGTCGACGTCGCCCGTCACGTCGACCTGCTGATTGGCGTCGCGCCGACGATCAACCTCGAATGGATCCAGAAGCTGCACCGCGACACGCGCGAGCGCGGCTACTCGCCCGAGGCGGTGCAGGACACGATCCTGCGGCGCATGTACGACTACGTGCATTACATCGTCCCGCAGTTCTCGCGCACGCACATCAACTTCCAGCGCGTTCCGGTCGTCGACACCTCCAATCCCTTCATCGCGCGCGAAGTACCCACGCTCGACGAATCGATGGTGGTGATCCGCTTCAAGGACCCGCGCGGCGTCGACTTCCCCTACCTGCTGCGCATGATCCACGACGCCTTCATGTCGCGCGCGAACAGCATCGTGATCCCCGGCGGCAAGCTCGATCTGGCGATGCAGCTCATCCTCACGCCGCTGATCTGGAAGCTCATGGAGCGCCGGCGCGAAGCGATCTGA
- a CDS encoding cache domain-containing protein, with amino-acid sequence MKLASIASLFALVVMAPPMLAAESASVEGGVGALVQRADENRSMRLLDKAVARYREVGDAAFDEFNRAAEFKDRELYVYALATDGTMLASGGSSVALVGRNVATMQDAAGKPFFREMLAMAAANEAGRVEYRWLNRIDNREEPKVTLFRKVGERIIAVGYYVPRATPAQAKELLERAVATVKDKGAPAAVAAFNALDGGFVQDDLYVFAIELKSQRFLAHGAMPKLVGSDGRALRDPKGKAIVADMVNIVSRKGDGELDYAWRNPVTDKLETKHSFIRRVDDMLVGVGYYTR; translated from the coding sequence ATGAAACTCGCTTCCATCGCCTCCCTGTTTGCGCTTGTTGTGATGGCGCCGCCCATGCTTGCCGCCGAATCTGCGTCTGTGGAGGGGGGGGTGGGCGCGCTCGTGCAGCGTGCCGACGAGAACCGCAGCATGCGCTTGCTCGACAAGGCAGTCGCGCGTTATCGCGAAGTGGGGGACGCGGCGTTCGATGAGTTCAACCGCGCCGCGGAATTCAAGGACCGCGAGCTCTACGTGTACGCCCTGGCCACGGACGGCACCATGCTCGCCAGCGGCGGGTCGTCGGTGGCGCTGGTCGGACGCAATGTCGCGACGATGCAGGATGCCGCCGGGAAACCCTTTTTCCGCGAAATGCTCGCCATGGCGGCGGCGAATGAGGCAGGTCGGGTCGAGTACCGCTGGCTCAACCGCATCGACAATCGCGAGGAGCCGAAGGTGACGCTGTTCCGCAAGGTCGGTGAGCGCATCATCGCCGTCGGCTACTACGTGCCGCGCGCGACCCCGGCGCAAGCCAAGGAGTTGCTTGAGCGTGCCGTTGCCACCGTCAAGGACAAGGGCGCCCCGGCGGCCGTCGCGGCGTTCAACGCGCTCGACGGGGGCTTCGTGCAGGACGATCTCTACGTGTTCGCGATCGAGTTGAAGTCGCAGCGTTTCCTCGCGCATGGCGCGATGCCCAAGCTGGTCGGCAGCGACGGGCGGGCGCTGCGCGACCCCAAGGGCAAGGCCATCGTCGCCGACATGGTCAACATCGTCAGCCGCAAGGGCGACGGGGAACTCGACTACGCATGGCGCAATCCGGTCACCGACAAGCTGGAGACGAAGCACTCGTTCATCCGGCGCGTCGACGACATGCTCGTCGGTGTCGGCTACTACACGCGCTGA
- the bluB gene encoding 5,6-dimethylbenzimidazole synthase, translating to MKTATPGHQAHHQFDDAERAAVYRNILARRDVRGQFLPEPVADDMLARILTAAHFAPSVGFMQPWSFVLVRDQAVKQRVHDAFTLANAEAAQMFEGQQREVYSGLRLQGILEAPINLCITCDRDRAGPVVIGRTHIKAMDIYSSVCAVQNLWLAARAEGLGVGWVSIFRQSAIREILSLPERVMPVAYLCIGHVSHFFDQPELQTAGWRQRLPLDELVHFDGWGGEHADAESLREELRAAQALAARGLPPL from the coding sequence ATGAAGACCGCCACGCCCGGCCACCAGGCCCACCACCAGTTCGACGACGCCGAGCGCGCCGCCGTGTATCGCAACATCCTCGCGCGGCGCGACGTGCGCGGACAGTTCCTGCCCGAGCCGGTCGCCGACGACATGCTTGCCCGCATCCTCACCGCCGCACACTTCGCCCCGTCGGTCGGCTTCATGCAGCCGTGGAGCTTCGTCCTTGTCCGCGACCAGGCCGTGAAGCAGCGCGTGCACGACGCCTTCACGCTTGCCAACGCCGAGGCGGCGCAGATGTTCGAGGGCCAGCAGCGCGAAGTGTATTCCGGCCTGCGCCTGCAGGGCATCCTCGAAGCGCCGATCAACCTCTGCATCACCTGCGACCGCGACCGCGCCGGCCCCGTCGTGATCGGCCGCACGCACATCAAGGCGATGGATATCTACAGCTCGGTGTGCGCAGTGCAGAACCTGTGGCTCGCCGCCCGCGCAGAAGGACTGGGCGTCGGCTGGGTGAGCATCTTCCGTCAGTCGGCGATCCGCGAGATCCTGTCGCTGCCCGAGCGCGTCATGCCGGTCGCCTACCTGTGCATCGGCCACGTCAGTCACTTTTTCGATCAGCCTGAACTGCAGACGGCCGGCTGGCGTCAGCGCCTGCCGCTCGACGAGCTGGTGCATTTCGACGGCTGGGGCGGCGAGCACGCGGACGCCGAGTCGCTGCGCGAAGAGCTGCGCGCAGCCCAGGCGCTCGCGGCCCGGGGGCTGCCACCGCTCTGA
- the gap gene encoding type I glyceraldehyde-3-phosphate dehydrogenase, giving the protein MTIKLAINGYGRIGRCTLRALYELGLRDQFEIVAINASGDLATNAHLTKYDTTHGRFAFPVETEGDNVLIVNGDRIPFFSTKDPLGVNWGDLGVDVLLECTGAYTAKAKAEVLLKQGAKKVLISAPGGDDVDATIVYGVNHEVLTSAMTVVSNASCTTNCLAPVAKVLQDNIGIEKGLMTTVHAYTNDQVLVDVRHKDLRRARAAAQNIIPTKTGAAKAVGLVLPALKGKFDGFALRVPTMNVSLVDLTFTASRATSKEEINALMKEAAKGPLKGVLAVNEDPLVSMDFNHDSHSSIFDATQTRVMDGNLVKVLAWYDNEWGYSCRMLDAARVFHNAK; this is encoded by the coding sequence ATGACCATCAAACTCGCCATCAACGGCTACGGCCGCATCGGTCGCTGCACGCTGCGCGCCCTGTACGAACTGGGCCTGCGCGACCAGTTCGAGATCGTTGCGATCAACGCCTCCGGCGATCTGGCGACCAACGCCCACCTGACGAAGTACGACACGACCCACGGTCGTTTCGCCTTCCCGGTCGAGACTGAAGGCGACAATGTCTTGATCGTCAATGGCGACCGCATCCCCTTCTTCTCGACCAAGGATCCGCTGGGCGTGAACTGGGGCGACCTGGGCGTCGACGTGCTGCTCGAGTGCACCGGTGCCTACACCGCCAAGGCCAAGGCCGAAGTGCTGCTCAAGCAGGGCGCGAAGAAGGTGCTGATCTCCGCTCCCGGCGGCGACGACGTCGATGCGACCATCGTCTACGGCGTGAACCACGAGGTGCTGACCTCAGCGATGACCGTGGTGTCGAACGCCTCGTGCACGACCAACTGCCTCGCCCCGGTCGCCAAGGTGCTGCAGGACAACATCGGCATCGAGAAGGGCCTGATGACGACCGTGCACGCCTACACCAACGACCAGGTGCTGGTCGACGTGCGCCACAAGGACCTGCGCCGCGCCCGCGCCGCCGCGCAGAACATCATCCCGACCAAGACCGGTGCCGCCAAGGCCGTGGGCCTGGTGCTGCCCGCGCTGAAGGGTAAGTTCGACGGCTTCGCGCTGCGCGTGCCGACGATGAACGTCTCGCTGGTCGACCTCACCTTCACCGCCAGCCGTGCGACCTCCAAGGAAGAGATCAACGCGCTGATGAAGGAAGCCGCCAAGGGGCCGCTGAAGGGGGTGCTGGCCGTCAATGAGGATCCGCTGGTGTCGATGGACTTCAACCACGACTCGCACTCCTCGATCTTCGATGCGACGCAGACGCGCGTGATGGACGGCAACCTCGTCAAGGTGCTGGCCTGGTACGACAACGAGTGGGGCTACTCCTGCCGCATGCTCGACGCCGCCCGCGTGTTCCACAACGCGAAGTAA
- a CDS encoding phosphoglycerate kinase, translated as MQVKKLVDLNVAGKRVFIRADLNVPQDEAGNIVEDTRIRASLPSIKYCLDNGAAVMVTSHLGRPTEGEVRAEDTLAPIAVRLGELLHKPVRLIRDWVDGGFEVKPGEVVLLENCRCNKGEKKDNEELAKKMAALCDIYVNDAFGTAHRAEATTHGIARFAPVACAGMLMGAEIDALTKATETPARPLVAIVGGAKVSSKLTILKTLAQKVDQLIVGGGIANTFLLASGHRIGDSLAEPELVKEAQAVMDIMKARGAEVPLPVDVVVADEVSALARANRIPVEEVGPHDRILDVGPKTSAKLADIIAHAGTIVWNGPVGVFEHNQFAGGTKMMASAIAHSDAFCIAGGGDTLAAIAKFHIAQDVGYISTGGGAFLEFLEGKTLPAIAALEARFND; from the coding sequence ATGCAAGTCAAGAAACTCGTCGACCTCAATGTCGCCGGCAAGCGCGTCTTCATCCGCGCCGACCTCAACGTGCCGCAGGACGAGGCCGGCAACATCGTCGAGGACACCCGCATTCGCGCCTCGCTGCCGTCGATCAAGTACTGCCTCGACAACGGCGCCGCCGTGATGGTCACCTCGCACCTGGGCCGTCCGACCGAAGGCGAAGTGCGCGCCGAGGACACCCTCGCGCCGATCGCCGTGCGCCTGGGCGAACTGCTGCACAAGCCCGTGCGCCTGATCCGCGACTGGGTCGATGGCGGCTTCGAAGTGAAGCCGGGCGAAGTCGTCCTGCTCGAGAACTGTCGCTGCAACAAGGGTGAGAAGAAGGACAACGAGGAACTGGCGAAGAAGATGGCCGCACTCTGCGACATCTACGTCAATGACGCCTTCGGCACCGCCCACCGCGCCGAGGCGACGACCCACGGCATCGCCCGCTTCGCCCCCGTCGCGTGCGCCGGCATGCTGATGGGCGCCGAGATCGACGCGCTCACCAAGGCCACCGAGACACCCGCACGCCCGCTCGTCGCGATCGTCGGCGGCGCCAAGGTGTCGAGCAAGCTGACCATCCTGAAGACCCTCGCGCAGAAGGTGGACCAGCTGATCGTCGGCGGCGGCATCGCCAACACCTTCCTGCTCGCCTCCGGCCATCGCATCGGCGACTCGCTGGCCGAGCCCGAGCTGGTCAAGGAAGCGCAGGCCGTCATGGACATCATGAAGGCACGCGGGGCCGAAGTGCCGCTGCCGGTCGACGTCGTCGTCGCCGACGAAGTCTCGGCCCTTGCGCGTGCGAACCGCATCCCGGTCGAGGAAGTCGGCCCGCACGACCGCATCCTCGACGTCGGCCCGAAGACCTCGGCAAAACTCGCCGACATCATCGCCCACGCCGGCACCATCGTGTGGAACGGCCCGGTGGGCGTGTTCGAGCACAACCAGTTCGCCGGCGGCACGAAGATGATGGCCTCCGCCATCGCCCACTCCGACGCCTTCTGCATCGCCGGCGGCGGCGACACGCTGGCGGCGATCGCGAAGTTCCACATCGCCCAGGACGTCGGCTACATCTCGACGGGTGGCGGCGCCTTCCTCGAGTTCCTCGAAGGCAAGACCCTGCCCGCGATCGCGGCGCTCGAGGCGCGCTTCAACGACTGA